The DNA region CGGCCGAAGCTCGGCACGCCATGCGCCAAGGCGGGCCAGCTTTGCTCTTACGGCTGCGAACGGGAAAACAACCTCCTTTGCGTCCAGGGCGTTTGGAGTCGCGATCCATCGCCGACGATTGGCTGCCCCGCGTCAACGCGCCGCGCCAAGAAGGACATTCGCTACCTCTCTCCGTCGGAAGCCCAGGCGCTCGCCGCCGAGGTTCAGAACATTCGCCTCGCCACCTACGAGTACACGGACCCGGCGCTCTCCGGGTCCCGCAAGCTCGGCTTCATCCTCGAAGATCACGCCACGACCTTCGCCGGCGACGCCGAGAAGAACCAGGTGGACCTCTACGCCTACGCCAGCACGTTGGTTGCGGCGATCCAGGAGCAAGCGAAGGAGCTCGACGCGCTCAAGCGCGAGGTGGCTCACCTCCGCGCGAGCCAGGCGAGGAGCGGCGTCCGGAAGTAGCGGCCGCGAGCGGGAGGCGACGTCACGAGCGCAGCGCCGCCTCCGTCGGCGCGTTTGCGTTATAGTGCGCGTCCTGCCATGAAGAAGACCCCGAAGGACCTGCTCTCCGCGAAAGGCCAACTCGACAAGGACGTCGTCGCCGTCAAAATCGGCTCGCGCATCGTCGACCTCTTCACGCCTGTCCTGGAGACCGAGACGCTCACGCCCGTTCGGCGCACCGATGCCGAGGGCCTCGAGGTCATCCGCCACTCTTCGGCCCACGTCATGGCCGACGCCGTGCAGCGCCTGTTTCCGGGCACCAAGGTCACCATCGGCCCGGCCATCGAAGACGGCTTTTACTACGACTTCGACAAGCCCGGCGGCGGCTTCACGGAGGACGATCTCGCCAAGATCGAAGAGGCCATGGCCGCCATCGTGAAGGCCGACTCGCCGTTCCGCCGCGACATCGTGAGTCGCGACGAGGCGCTCCGCCTCTTCGCGAGCATGAACGAGACGTACAAGAAGGAGATCATCGAGCGCATCCCTGCCGGCGATGACATCAGCCTCTACCGGCACGGCAAGAGCGGCGAAGAGTGGGTCGACCTCTGCAGCGGCCCACACGTCCCCAGCACGGGCTTCTTGGCCGCGATCAAGCTGACGAGCGTGGCGGGCGCCTATTGGCGTGGCGACGAGCGCAACCCCATGCTCCAGCGCATTTACGGCACAGCGTTTCCTTCGAAGGAGGCGTTGGACGAGCACCTGAAGCGCATCGAGGACGCGAAGGCTCGCGATCACCGCAAGCTCGGCAAAGAGCTCGACCTCTTCCTCTTCGACGGCGTCGCGCCGGCGATGCCGTTTTTTCTGCCGAAGGGCGCGTTCGTCTACAACCGCCTCGTCGACTACGTGCGCAAGCTCTACGTGAAGTACGGCTACGAGGAGGTCATCACCCCGCAAGCGTTTGACCCGAAGCTCTTTCGCACGAGCGGCCACCTCGGCAACTACAACGACAACATGTACCGCCTGTGGACCGAAGACCTCCTCGAAGAGGCCCTCGGCACGACGGCTAGCGGCGGCGCCGGCAAAGACGCCGCGAAGACCGTCACGGCGAAGCAATTTGCCGAGCACCTGCAGGAGCACGCGTACGCCATCAAGCCGATGAACTGCCCGAGCCACTGCGTGATCTTCGGCTCACGACTTCGCTCGTACCGTGAGCTGCCGTGGCGCGTGGCGGACTTCGGCCGCCTGCACCGTTACGAACGTGGCGGCGTCGTCCACGGGCTCTCGCGCGTTCGCTCCTTCTGCCAAGACGACGCCCACGTCTTCTGCGCGCCCGAGAGCGTGCCGGCCGAGATGGAGAGCTTCATCAAGATGCTCTACGAGGCCTACGGCGCCTTCGGGTTCACCAAGGTCGACGTCAAGCTGGCGACGCGTCCCGAGAAGCGGGTCGGCGCCGACGAATATTGGGATCTCGCGGAGAATGCCCTCGCCGAGGGCCTCAAGCGCGCGGGCCTCACCTTCGAGATCGCCGAAGGCGAAGGCGCGTTCTATGGCCCGAAGGTCGAGTTTCATGTGCAAGACGCACTGAAGCGAAGCTGGCAACTCGGGACGATTCAATACGATCCCAACCTGCCGGAGCGCTTCGACCTCCATTTCGTTGGCGAGGACGGCAAGCCACATCGGCCCGTGATGCTCCACCGCGCCGTGCTCGGGTCGCTTGAGCGCTTCTTCAGCGTCTACCTCGAGCACTGCGGCGGGAACTTCCCGACGTGGCTCGCGCCGACGCAGGTCGCGATCCTCACGGTGAGCGAGAAGTTCAACGGCTACGCTGAGCGCGTCGCCGGCGAGCTCTCCGACCGGGGCCTTCGCGTCACCGCGGACCTGGGGCCCGACAAACTCGGCGCGAAGATCCGAAACGCTCGGCTCCAGCGCCTGCCTTACCTCTGCGTCGTTGGCGGCAAGGAAGAAGAGGCGGGCACCGTTGGTGTTCGCTCTCGCGACCGCGGCGAGCTTGGCCCGATCCCGCTCGCCGACTTCGCCGCCACGGTCGTCGCGGAAGCGGCACAGACGGGCTGACGGCGCCCCCGCGTTCGGCGACGCGGCAGGTGGGAATCGTCGAAGTGCGCTAGGCTGCCCGCCCCATCGCGTCCGACGCAGAGCCTCCTTGAACGACCACGACACGCTGCGCTTCCTCATCGCCCTTGCCGTGCTCCTTGGCACGGCGAAGCTCGTGGGCGAGCTCGGTCGCAAGCTGGGGCTCCCGCTGGTGGTCGGCGAAATTCTGGCTGGGATTCTCCTCGGCCCCACGGTGCTGTCACGTGCGCTCCCCTCTTTGGGGCAGGCGCTCTTCCATGGCACCGCCATGCGCCAGATGCTCTCGGGCTACACGACGCTGGCGGTGGTGCTGCTCCTCGTCGTCGCTGGCCTCGAGGTCGATCTCGGCATCGTGCTGCGACGCGGCCGTGAGGCCATCTTTGCGAGCACCTTCGGAATGCTCGCCCCCTTGGCCGGCGGCATCGTTCTCGGCCTCGCGCTTCCCGACAGCGATCTCATCGCACCGGACCGGCGCGGTCTCTTCGCCCTCTTCATGGGCGTCGCGCTGTCCATCTCGGCGCTCCCGGTCATCGCCAAGACGCTACTCGACCTCGGACTCTTCAAGACCGATCTCGGCCTCGTCGTGATGTCGGCCGCCATGGTCAACGACCTGGTTGGTTGGCTCGGCTTCTCGGTGCTCGTGGGGCCGATGCGCGGCGGTGCGCTCGACGTTCAACGCCTCTCGATCACCGTCGGACTTACCTTGGCTTTCGGGGGCGCGCTGCTCACCGTGGGCCGTTCCGCCATCGATCGCTTGCTATCTCGCTTCGGTGAGTCGAGCGGCGGCGTCGTGTCGCTGGTCATCGTTCTGGCACTGGTCGGCGCCTCCGTTACGGAAGCGCTCGGCGTGCACGCCGTCCTCGGTAGTTTCATCGTGGGGGTTGCTATTGGCGACAGCCCGTCGCTTCGCGAGCGTACGCGAGCCACGATTCACGATTTTGTGACGAGCGTCTTCGCCCCGGTATTTTTTGCTTCGTTGGGGCTCCGCGTCGACTTCTTTCGAGCCTTCGACCCGCGTCTCTGCATTCTCGTCTTCACCATCGCGAGCGTCACGAAGGTCGTCGGCTGCACGCTCGGCGCCAAGGTGGGCGGCTTCAATTGGCGCGAGGCCGGTGCTGTGGGCTTTGGCCTGAACGCGCGTGGGGCCATGGAAATCATCCTCGCGCTCTTGGCCCTCGAGGCGGGGCTACTGAAAGAGCAAGTGTTCGTCGCCCTCGTGGTCATGGCCATCGGCACTTCGCTCTTGAGCGGCCCCATGATGAAGCGCCTGCTCTACACGAAGGAAGAGGAGCGCGTCGTCACGCTCCTCCGGCGCGGCGCCTTCATACGGCCGTTGAAGAGTCGCAACGCGACCGACGCGATAAGGGAGCTTGCGGCCATGCTCGAACCGAAGCTGGGTCACCTCGCCGAGCAGGCCCGCCTCGCGGTGACCGAGCGCGAACAGGTGGCGCCCACGGGCCTCGGCGATGGCGTGGCGGTTCCGCACGCCCAAATCGACGGACTCACGGAGCCGATCCTGGCCCTCGGCATCGCCCCCGAGGGCATCGACTTCGACGCGCCCGACGGGGAGCCCGCCCGCATCGTGTTCTTGTTGCTCCTCGTGCCCGACCGCTACGAGGACGAAATTCAGATTTTGGCGTCCATTGCCCGCGGCGCCATCGCCGAGGAGGCGAGGAGCGCATTGCTCATGGCCGGCGACATTGACACGGCGGCGAGCGTCCTCAGCGAGGCGGCCAAGCGCACCGCCGCGCGGAAGACGCGCGCCCCAACGTTGGCCGACATTTAGGCGCTCGAGCGTGGGTTTGGTCTGACGCGCTTCTGCGCCCTGCGGTGCGCACTCAGCGCGCGTAGGCTTCCATGGGCGGGCACGTGCAGACGAGGTGGCGATCGCCGAGGGCGTTGTTGATGCGGGCGACGTGCGGCCAGAACTTCCGTTCGCGCGTCGCGGCGCTGGGGAAGGCAGCCTCTTCGCGCGAATAGGGGTGCGTCCACTCGTTGGCCGTGACGGCCGAGAGCGTATGCGGTGCGTTCTTGAGAGGGTTCTGGTCTTTCGGCCAGCGCCCTTCCTCGACATGACGGATCTCTTGGCGGATGGCGATCATCGCGTCGCAGAACCGGTCGAGCTCCGCCAACGATTCGCTCTCCGTCGGCTCGACCATGAGCGTCCCCGGGATCGGGAACGACATGGTCGGCGCGTGGAACCCGTAGTCCATCAGGCGCTTGGCGATGTCGTCGACTTCGACGCCGGCGGTCTTCTTCAGGCCGCGCACGTCGAAGATGCACTCGTGGGCGACGCGGCCCTCTTTGCCTACGTAGACGATGGGGTAGTGCGGCGCGAGGCGCTTGGCGATGTAGTTGGCGTTCGCGATGGCCATCTTCGTCGCATCGGTGAGGCCTTCGGCGCCCATCATCCGAACGTAGGCCCAAGAGATGAGCAGGATGCTCGCGCTCCCCCACGGCGCCTGCGAAACGGCGCCCACCACGTCGCGGCCCTCCAGCGGCACAACAGAATGGCCCGGGAGGAACTTCGCCAGGTGGGCGGCGACGGCGATGGGGCCCATGCCGGGCCCACCTCCGCCGTGCGGAATGCAGAACGTCTTGTGCAGGTTGATGTGGCAAACGTCCGCGCCGATCTCGCCCGGTCGGCACAGGCCCACCATGGCGTTCATGTTGGCGCCGTCCATGTAAACCTGGCCGCCCTTGCCGTGGACGATCTCGCACACGCGCCGGATGCCCTCTTCGAAGACGCCGTGCGTTGACGGATAGGTCACCATCAGCGCAGCGAGCTCCTTCGCGTGCGCTGTGGCTTGCGTCTCAAGATCGGCGAGATCGATGTTGCCGCTCGCGTCGGTCTTCACGACCACGACCTGCATGCCCGCCATGACCGCCGACGCAGGGTTGGTCCCGTGCGCCGACTGAGGAATGAGGCAGACCTTGCGATGCCCCTCGCCCCGGCTCTCGTGGTACCCGCGGATGGCCAAGAGGCCGGCGTATTCGCCCTGCGAGCCGGCGTTGGGCTGGAGCGAAACCGCCGCAAAGCCCGTGGCGTCGGCGAGCGCCGCCTCCAGCTCCCGGAACACGACCTCGTAGCCCCGAATCTGTTCGCGCGGCGCGTAGGGGTGCACGGAATTCCAGCCGGGCTCGGTGATGGGGATCATCTCCGCTGTCGCGTTGAGCTTCATGGTGCACGACCCGAGGGGGATCATCGAATGCGCGAGCGACAGATCGCGCCCTTCGAGCATCCGCATGTAGCGGAGCATCTCCGTCTCCGAGCGATGCGCGTGGAAGACCGCGTGGGTGAGGTAGGTCGACGAGCGCTTCAGCCCCGCCGGCACCTCCGCCGTCACGCGCGCCGCGAGCGACGTAGCGGTCTCGGCGTTGGGCTTGTCGCCGCCGAGGACCGCAAGAAGCGTGTCGATGTCGGCGACGGTCGTGGCCTCGTCGAGGCTCACGCCGACGCGCGTCTTGTCGATGACGCGCAGGTTGACGTGCGCCGCGTTGGCACGAGCGTGGCATGTCGCGATCTCCGCCTCCGCGCCGTGCATGACGAGGGTGTCGAAGAACGGCGCGTCGCCGACGTTGCGCCCCCTCGCGCGGAGTCCTTCCGCGAGGACCGTCGTCATGCCGTGGACACGCTCCGCGATGGCCTTGAGCCCCTCGGGGCCGTGGTACACGGCGTACATGCCGGCCACGATGGCCAAGAGCGCCTGCGCCGTGCAGATGTTGCTCGTCGCCTTCTCGCGCCGGATGTGCTGCTCGCGCGTTTGCAGCGCCATGCGAAACGCGGGGCGCCCGGCGGCGTCGGCGGAGACGCCGATGATCCGGCCCGGGAGCTTTCGTACAAATTCTTCACGCGCCGAGAAGAACGCAGCGTGCGGTCCGCCATACCCGAGCGGGACACCGAAGCGCTGCGAGCTTCCGAGCGCCACGTCAGCGCCAAACTCGCCGGGCGGCGAAAGGAGCGTCAGCGCCAGGAGGTCGGCCGCCACCACGAAGAGGCCGCCGGCCGCATGAACCTTCTCGCCAAAGGCGCGGTAGTCGAAGATCGCGCCATCGGCCGTTGGGTACTGAACCAGCGCGCCGAAGACACCGCTCGCCAAGCGCGTGAGATCGGCCGTGCGGAAGTCGCCGACGATGACGTCGACACCGAGCGCCTTGGCGCGTGTCCTCACCACATCGAGCGTCGAGGCGAGGCATCCCGAGTCGACGAAGAAGGCGTTCTGCTTCTCGCCACCCTTGAATTCGTAGGCCAGGTGCATCGCCTCGGCGGCGGCCGTGGCCTCGTCGAGCAGTGACGCATTGGCGACCGGCAGCCCCGTCAGGTCCGACACCATCGTCTGGAAGTTGAGCAGCGCTTCGAGTCGTCCCTGCGCGATCTCAGCTTGGTACGGCGTGTATTGCGTGTACCAACCGGGGTTCTGCACGATGTTGCGCAAGATCACCGGCGGCGTCATGGTGTCGTAGTAACCCTGCCCGATGAACGAGCGATGACGGCCGTTCAGCTCGGCCAGCCGTCGCGCCTCCGCCAAGAGCTCCCACTCGGAGAGGGCCGGCGGCACCGAGAGCGGCTTCGCCGTGCGAATGCTCGCCGGGATCGTCTCGTTGATGAGCGCATCGATGGAGGCGACCTCCAGGGTTGCGAGCATTTTCGCGCGGTCGTGCGGGCTAGGACCAATGTGGCGACGGACGAAACGGTCAGGATGCGAGAGGGAAACGGACATCGAAACCTCGGGTTGGTTTGGCGATCGCACTCGTAGCGTCGCGGCGGGCCGCTTACAAGCGGCGCGGATTCGTGCGAAGGCCACAAATCGGCGCGGAACGGCGGCTTTCGCGGCGGAAAGCCGTTTGACCGCAGCCGGCGCGGCTCGCCGTGACGCACAACTTGGGCGGAGCCGTGATGGCCGGGTTATCCTGCCTTCGTGTGGGCTCGCCGTCGTGCCACCCTTCTCGCGCTCGTGACGTCGGTCGCGCTCGCCGGCGTGCTGTCGCCGCGACCGGCCCTTGCGCAACGAGCGGCGGGCGAATCGAGCTCCGATGCCGGCAAGAAGAAGTCGGCCAAAGGGGCTTACGAAGAGGGTGAACGCGCCTTCGGCAAGGGTGATTTCCGCCGCTCCGCGGAGAGCTTCGAGCAAGCCTACAAGCTTTCACCGCACCACTCGGCGCTCTGGGCCGCCGCCCGCGCTTGGCTCCGCGCCGGCGAAGACGTTCGCGCCGCCAACCTCCTCGAGCGCTACCTGGGAGAGGCCCCCGCCGATGCACCGGATCGCGACCGCGCCACCGGCGCCATCCGAGAGCTCGACAAGCGCCTCGGCCGACTCGAGGTCGTGACCAACGACGTCGTCGGCGTGAAGGTCGACGGCGCATCACTCTCGACGCCGCGCCTGTGGGTCGTGCCTGGCGAGCACGTGGCCACCGGCGAGGTCGACGGCAAGCCGGTGCGCAAAGTCATCACCGTGGCCGCTGGCGATCACATCAGCGTGAGCCTCGAGGTGGTCACGCGCGAGACGCCGCCACCGCCTCCACCGATCGCGACCAACGCGTCCAAGAAGCCGCTGCCACCGTGGGTCGTGGTCGTTGGCGGGACGCTCGCGGCCATCGGTACCGGCGCGACGATCTATTCGTACACCGACACGCTCGATAAGAAAGACGCCTTCGAGGCGGATCGCACGTCGCGTACGAAGCTCGACAACGCCCATTCGGCCGAAGACCGGACCAACATCCTCCTCGTCTCAACCGTCGGCGTGGCCGCCGTTTCGCTCCTCGCTGCCGCGTTCCTGGTGGATTGGACGAGCGACGACAAGGTGAAGGCCGCACTCCTGCGGTTCAAGCCGCGGAACCACCTCTTCTCGGTTCCTTAAGGAGTCCCGCGCGTACACGCCGGCGCCGACACGCCGCCCGTATCGACCGGCGCGACGACCGTGCTGAAGGGGACGTAGAGCACGTCACCGTACGAAGGCGCGTCGTAGCAGCCGGCGCCGCTTGCCGTGATGGCCGTCTGGGTTGGCGCACAGGCCGACCAAGCGTTACCGACGGCGAGTTGACTGCCCGCGGCTCCGGAGCGGGAGATGCAGAGACCGCCGAGTTTGTTGTTGCCCGTCGACGTCGCCACAAAGCGGTTTCCGCCGAGATCTGCCAGCGACACACCGACATCGAACAACAAGAGCACGACGCCATTACCATTGCGTCGCTGGTTGAAGACAACGCCCACGGAGTTCTCGAGGAACACAGAGCCGCGAAGCTTCGCGCTCGTGCCCACACCGATGAAGAGTCCGGCGCCGCCACCCAGGGACCCGGGGCTCTTGCCGTTGCGGCGCGCCGTGAGAGCGCTGATTTCAGCCGTGTGGGCCGTGTCGAGGCGGACTCCGTCGCCACCGTTGTCGTTGCTGCGCACCGTGTCGATGACCACGGTCGCATTGAGGTCGGTGCCGTTGCCAATGAAGAGCCCGTGAATGCCGTTTTCGTCGAAGGCACCGTCAGCGACCTTGGCCGGGCCGCGCGACACGCGCATGCCGGCGACCGCGTTCTTGCTCGCGTCGATCTTCTGGAGCGCGTGAGCGGAGGTCGCCTCGGGCACCAAAAGGACGCCCGTGTGCTGATTCGACTGGGCGTCGGCCTGTTCGATCGTCACGTTGGCGTAGGCGTCGGCGACGTGAATGCCGTAGAGAGCGTTGCCGTTGAACCGATTGCCACGACCCCCGGCGACGACGTGCAGCGACGGCGCGCCGACCTTGTTGACGGCGCCGCCGACGACGAGCCCGCTGGCCCCGTTGTTGGTCGCGTAGACGCCAGGGCCCACGGTGCCGCCGCCGGCGACGAGGTAGATGCCGTTGCCGGTGACTCCGTCGACCGTGACATGGCGGAGCGTGGGCGAGCCGCTGCCGCGGATACCGTGGACGTTGGTGCCGGCCGCCGCTTGCACTGTGAAGCCTTCGACGGTGCCGCCGAGGACGTTCACGGCGCACTTGATGCCGGCGCAATCGACGTTCGCCTTGAGCGTCACGCGCGACGGATCGGCGGCCCCCACGCCGGGATACGCCGACGTGAGCGTCACGGCGGGCCCGACGAGCGCCGCTTCGTTGTAGACGGTGCCGCCGGAGCCGTTCACGTGGATCGTGAGTTGGGCGCCGCCGGCCGGCGCGCCCAACAGGATCGCCGAGGCGAGCGTCGTGAAGGGACACGCAAGCGAGCCGTTGCCGGCAGCGAGAGCCGCCTTGTCGACGTAAACGTGGCGATCGAGATCGAAGATGTCCGGCGCGGGGCATAGCCCCGCGTCGACGAGGCCGGCGTCGGCGCCGCTGTCGACGCCCCCGTCGACCACGACTCCGCCGTCGGTCTCAGCGTCGAACGCCCCGGCGTCGGAGGCGGCGTCCGCCGACGCGTCGAAGGCTCCGCCGTCGGTCGCCGCGTCGGGCCACGACGCATCGCCTCCAGCCTCGTTCGTCGCCGCGTCGGCGCCGCCGTCGTGGCCACCTTCGTTTCCCGCATCGACGAAGGCACCATCGGCCCCCGAGGCGTCCACCGTGGCATCGACAGAGCCATCTGCTCCCGCGTCGTCCGTCACCGTCGCATCGCTGCCAGCGTCAACCCCGCCTTCGCTTCCGCCACCGCCGTCGTTCCCCGGGCTTTGGCCGTCGCTCTCCGCCAACGAGCCACCGTCGGCCGCCGGTGCCCCGTCGGCCTCGTCGCCATCGGGGATCGTAAATTCGCTGGCGCCACCACATGCCGCAGCCGTGGCGACCGCGAACGCGAAGACGACGCGACCTGTCCTCCGAGAACGACGGGCGAAAGCCAATGTCAGTACCGTTCTTTCGGCTCGCTCTCAGCGAGCACCTCGACCTTGGGGAAGACCTCGTGCACGAAGCGGTCGCGCACCTGCCGGGCGCGCGGCTCGTCTTCGCGAGCGGGCACCGCAACCCCTACCACCAAACAGCGACCGCGCCAGGCCGGGTACGCCGCATACGCGGCGGCGTATCGCTCGCGCGCGGCGAGGGTCGCCATTTTTGCAAAGACCGCGTCGACGGGGACGATCTGCGGCGTCGGATCCTTGTGAAAATGCCAGACAAAGGCGTGGGGCGCCTCGTGCTCAAGCTCCACCGAGAACGCGTCGACGACGGGCTGCGCCACGCGCTCGAAGGCCCTGGCGCAGCTGCCGCTGCCATCGGCGGCGTCACCTTCGATGACCCAACCGCCGACGATGGCGTGATGGTCCTTGCCGTAGCGAAAGGCCATCAGGCTGGGCACGCCCCAGAACTTGACGCGCGTCCAGTTGGGCGCGTCGGGGAGGACCATGCGAACGCTGTTTTGCCTATCGTTCCGCGCGTCCAACTTGGAGACCTTGAGCTGTTCCAAGGCGGCGGCGTGGGCGGTGCCCCCGTGCCCACCTTGCGACGCGGAGCCGTCGTCCTTCGGAGGCGGCGCCGCTGGCACCGCAAGGTGGGCCGTCGAAGGTGCCGACGAGCAAGCGGAAAGCGTCGCTGCGAAGAGCGACGCGCAGATCATCGGCATGGAGCGAAGGGAGCGACGCACCCAAGGAAGAGTATCGGTCGCGAGCGACGCGGTCGAACGGGAGCCAGCAACGCGGAAAGCCATGGACCGTTGGACGTGCGCGCTGGCGGGGTGACGCAGCCGTGACGCGATGCGTGAGTCGCCGCAACAAAGCGCTCGCCGCCTGGTGCGCCGCCGTGGAATTTGGGGTAAAGCCGACCCCGCCACATGGAACTCAAGACCCCCCTCACGGACAACGCGCACCTCCTCAACTGGGTCAAAGAAATGGCCCTCCTCTGCAAGCCCGACCAAGTCGTCTTTTGCGACGGGTCGGAGGAGGAGAAAGCTCGGCTCACCGAGCTGGCCGTCGCGCAAGGGATCCTCGAGCCCCTCAACCAGACGAAGCTCCCCGGCTGCTACCTCCACCGCTCCAACCCGAACGACGTGGCGCGCGTCGAGCAGCTCACCTTCATCTGCACGCCGAAGAAGGAAGACGCGGGCCCCACCAACAACTGGATGTCGCCGGCCGACGCCGAAGCGAAGGTCCTGCCGCTCTTCGAGGGCTCCATGAAGGGCCGCACGATGTACGTCGTGCCGTACATCATGGGCCCGCCCGGCTCGCCGCTCGCGAAGGTCGGCATCGAGCTCACCGACAGCGTCTACGTCGCCCTCAACATGCGGATCATGACGCGCATGGGGAAGATCGCGCTCAAGCAGCTCGGCCAGGGCGATGAGTTCAACCGGGGCCTCCACTCGGTGCTCGACTGCAACCCGGACCGCCGCTTCATCTGCCACTTCCCCCACGACAACACCATCTGGTCTGTCGGCTCGGGATACGGCGGCAACGTCCTCCTCGGCAAGAAGTGCCTCGCGCTCCGCATCGGGAGCTTCCTCGGCCGCAACGAGGGTTGGCTCGCCGAGCACATGTTGATCCTCGGCGTGGAGAGCCCCGAGGGCGAGATGACGTACGTGGCTGCGGCGTTCCCCAGCGCGTGCGGCAAGACCAACTTCGCGATGATGATCCCGCCGGAGCGCTTCCGCGGCTGGAAGATCTGGACCGTTGGTGACGACATCGCGTGGATGAAGGTCGGCGCTGATGGTCGCCTCCGCGCCGTGAACCCCGAGTTCGGCTACTTCGGCGTCGCGCCCGGCACGAGCATGAAGTCGAACCCCAACGCGATGCTCACCGTCGCGAAGGACACGCTCTTCACGAACGTCGCGAAGACCGCCGACGGCGACGTCTGGTGGGAAGGCAAAGACGGCGAGGTTCCCGAAGAGCTGACCGACTGGCAGGGCCGCCCCTGGAAGAAGGGGTCAACGGAGAAGGCCGCGCACCCGAACTCGCGCTTCACGGCGCCGATGACGAACAACCCGGCGCTCTCCCGCTTCGCGGAAGATCCCGAAGGCGTCCCCATCAGCGCGATCATCTTCGGCGGCCGGCGCGCCACGACGATCCCGCTCGTCATCCAGTCGTTCAACTGGGCCCACGGCGTCTTCTTCGGCGCCACGCTCGGCTCCGAAACGACGGCCGCCGCCACGGGGAAGGTCGGCGTCGTGCGCCGCGACCCGTTCGCGATGTTGCCCTTCTGCGGCTACAATATGGCCGAGTACTTCCAGCACTGGCTCGAGATGCAGGCGGAGATCCAGAACCCGCCGAAGATCTTCATGGTGAACTGGTTCCGC from Myxococcales bacterium includes:
- a CDS encoding cation:proton antiporter: MNDHDTLRFLIALAVLLGTAKLVGELGRKLGLPLVVGEILAGILLGPTVLSRALPSLGQALFHGTAMRQMLSGYTTLAVVLLLVVAGLEVDLGIVLRRGREAIFASTFGMLAPLAGGIVLGLALPDSDLIAPDRRGLFALFMGVALSISALPVIAKTLLDLGLFKTDLGLVVMSAAMVNDLVGWLGFSVLVGPMRGGALDVQRLSITVGLTLAFGGALLTVGRSAIDRLLSRFGESSGGVVSLVIVLALVGASVTEALGVHAVLGSFIVGVAIGDSPSLRERTRATIHDFVTSVFAPVFFASLGLRVDFFRAFDPRLCILVFTIASVTKVVGCTLGAKVGGFNWREAGAVGFGLNARGAMEIILALLALEAGLLKEQVFVALVVMAIGTSLLSGPMMKRLLYTKEEERVVTLLRRGAFIRPLKSRNATDAIRELAAMLEPKLGHLAEQARLAVTEREQVAPTGLGDGVAVPHAQIDGLTEPILALGIAPEGIDFDAPDGEPARIVFLLLLVPDRYEDEIQILASIARGAIAEEARSALLMAGDIDTAASVLSEAAKRTAARKTRAPTLADI
- the thrS gene encoding threonine--tRNA ligase, with protein sequence MKKTPKDLLSAKGQLDKDVVAVKIGSRIVDLFTPVLETETLTPVRRTDAEGLEVIRHSSAHVMADAVQRLFPGTKVTIGPAIEDGFYYDFDKPGGGFTEDDLAKIEEAMAAIVKADSPFRRDIVSRDEALRLFASMNETYKKEIIERIPAGDDISLYRHGKSGEEWVDLCSGPHVPSTGFLAAIKLTSVAGAYWRGDERNPMLQRIYGTAFPSKEALDEHLKRIEDAKARDHRKLGKELDLFLFDGVAPAMPFFLPKGAFVYNRLVDYVRKLYVKYGYEEVITPQAFDPKLFRTSGHLGNYNDNMYRLWTEDLLEEALGTTASGGAGKDAAKTVTAKQFAEHLQEHAYAIKPMNCPSHCVIFGSRLRSYRELPWRVADFGRLHRYERGGVVHGLSRVRSFCQDDAHVFCAPESVPAEMESFIKMLYEAYGAFGFTKVDVKLATRPEKRVGADEYWDLAENALAEGLKRAGLTFEIAEGEGAFYGPKVEFHVQDALKRSWQLGTIQYDPNLPERFDLHFVGEDGKPHRPVMLHRAVLGSLERFFSVYLEHCGGNFPTWLAPTQVAILTVSEKFNGYAERVAGELSDRGLRVTADLGPDKLGAKIRNARLQRLPYLCVVGGKEEEAGTVGVRSRDRGELGPIPLADFAATVVAEAAQTG
- a CDS encoding right-handed parallel beta-helix repeat-containing protein; the protein is MAFARRSRRTGRVVFAFAVATAAACGGASEFTIPDGDEADGAPAADGGSLAESDGQSPGNDGGGGSEGGVDAGSDATVTDDAGADGSVDATVDASGADGAFVDAGNEGGHDGGADAATNEAGGDASWPDAATDGGAFDASADAASDAGAFDAETDGGVVVDGGVDSGADAGLVDAGLCPAPDIFDLDRHVYVDKAALAAGNGSLACPFTTLASAILLGAPAGGAQLTIHVNGSGGTVYNEAALVGPAVTLTSAYPGVGAADPSRVTLKANVDCAGIKCAVNVLGGTVEGFTVQAAAGTNVHGIRGSGSPTLRHVTVDGVTGNGIYLVAGGGTVGPGVYATNNGASGLVVGGAVNKVGAPSLHVVAGGRGNRFNGNALYGIHVADAYANVTIEQADAQSNQHTGVLLVPEATSAHALQKIDASKNAVAGMRVSRGPAKVADGAFDENGIHGLFIGNGTDLNATVVIDTVRSNDNGGDGVRLDTAHTAEISALTARRNGKSPGSLGGGAGLFIGVGTSAKLRGSVFLENSVGVVFNQRRNGNGVVLLLFDVGVSLADLGGNRFVATSTGNNKLGGLCISRSGAAGSQLAVGNAWSACAPTQTAITASGAGCYDAPSYGDVLYVPFSTVVAPVDTGGVSAPACTRGTP
- the gcvP gene encoding aminomethyl-transferring glycine dehydrogenase codes for the protein MSVSLSHPDRFVRRHIGPSPHDRAKMLATLEVASIDALINETIPASIRTAKPLSVPPALSEWELLAEARRLAELNGRHRSFIGQGYYDTMTPPVILRNIVQNPGWYTQYTPYQAEIAQGRLEALLNFQTMVSDLTGLPVANASLLDEATAAAEAMHLAYEFKGGEKQNAFFVDSGCLASTLDVVRTRAKALGVDVIVGDFRTADLTRLASGVFGALVQYPTADGAIFDYRAFGEKVHAAGGLFVVAADLLALTLLSPPGEFGADVALGSSQRFGVPLGYGGPHAAFFSAREEFVRKLPGRIIGVSADAAGRPAFRMALQTREQHIRREKATSNICTAQALLAIVAGMYAVYHGPEGLKAIAERVHGMTTVLAEGLRARGRNVGDAPFFDTLVMHGAEAEIATCHARANAAHVNLRVIDKTRVGVSLDEATTVADIDTLLAVLGGDKPNAETATSLAARVTAEVPAGLKRSSTYLTHAVFHAHRSETEMLRYMRMLEGRDLSLAHSMIPLGSCTMKLNATAEMIPITEPGWNSVHPYAPREQIRGYEVVFRELEAALADATGFAAVSLQPNAGSQGEYAGLLAIRGYHESRGEGHRKVCLIPQSAHGTNPASAVMAGMQVVVVKTDASGNIDLADLETQATAHAKELAALMVTYPSTHGVFEEGIRRVCEIVHGKGGQVYMDGANMNAMVGLCRPGEIGADVCHINLHKTFCIPHGGGGPGMGPIAVAAHLAKFLPGHSVVPLEGRDVVGAVSQAPWGSASILLISWAYVRMMGAEGLTDATKMAIANANYIAKRLAPHYPIVYVGKEGRVAHECIFDVRGLKKTAGVEVDDIAKRLMDYGFHAPTMSFPIPGTLMVEPTESESLAELDRFCDAMIAIRQEIRHVEEGRWPKDQNPLKNAPHTLSAVTANEWTHPYSREEAAFPSAATRERKFWPHVARINNALGDRHLVCTCPPMEAYAR